The nucleotide window ACCGGCGCCGGGGCCGGCACCACCGGTCCGCGCACCCGGCGGGCACGTCCCATCCCGCAACCGGCCGGCCGCGCCCGGCGCGGCCGGCCGCAAGGAACGCCACCAAGGAGTCGTCGATGAGCGCTCTACCCCGCCGTACCGTCCTGGCCGGCGGTGCCGCCGTGGCCTCCGCCGCGGCCCTGGCCGCCCCGGCCGCCGCCGCGCCGCGCACCGCCGCGGACGGCCCGGACGGCGGACGCGGCGGTGCGTCCGCCGCGCCGAAGGGGGACACCATCACCCCCTCCGACCCGCGCTACCCGCTGTACACCACGGGCAACAACCAGCGGTTCGTGGCCCGTCCCGAGTACGTCAAGACGATCCGTTCCACCGCGGACGCCGAAGCGGCCGTGCGCGAGGCGGTCCGGACGGGCAAGCGCGTCGCGCTGCGCTCGGGCGGCCACTGCTTCGCCGACTTCACCTCCAACCCGCAGGTGCAGGTGCTGCTGGACCTGTCGGAGATGAACGCCGTCGGCTACGACCCGGCCCGCCGTGCCTTCTTCGTCGAGCCCGGCGCCCGCCTCTACAACGTCTACGAGGGCCTGTACAAGGGCTGGGGGGTGACCATACCCGGCGGCATCTGCTGGAGCGTGGGGGCCGGCGGCCACATCGCCGGCGGCGGCTACGGCCTGCTCTCCCGCGCCCACGGCCTGGTGGTGGACCACCTGTACGCGGTGCAGGTGGTCACCGTCGGCCGCGGCGGGCAGGTGCGCACCGTGGTGGCCACCCGGGAGCCCGACGACCCCAACCGGGACCTGTGGTGGGCCCACACCGGGGGCGGCGGCGGCAACTTCGGTGTGGTGACCCGCTACTGGTTCCGCTCCCCGGGCGCCACCGGCACCGACCCCTCCCGCCTGCTGGTGCGGGCCCCCTCCACGGTGCTGGTCTCGGCGGCGGCCGTCGACTGGTCGGAGCTGACCGAGGCGAAGTTCGCCCGCCTGCTGAAGAACTTCGGCGCCTGGCACGAGGCCAACTCCGCGCCCACCTCCCCGTACCGCCACCTGAGCAGCCTGTTCAACGTCTCCCACAAGGCCCACGGCAGCCTGGGGATGTTCACCCAGATCGACGCGGCCGTCCCCGGCGCCCGCCGCATGATCGACGACTACATGGCGGCGCTGACCGCCGGCACCGGGGTGACCCTCAAGCCGCTGGACCGCGCCGGCGGTGAACTGCCCGCCCTGCCCGGCATGCTGGCCCCCCGCGAACTGCCCTGGCTGCAGGCGTCCCGCCTGGTGGGGACCGACAACCCCACCATCACCAACCCCACCGCCCGCGGCGCCCACAAGTCGGCCTACATGCGCAAGAACTTCACCGACCACCAGATCGCCGCCCTGTACAAGGGCATGACCCGCCCCGACTTCCACAACCCCGACACCATGCTGGTGCTCTTCTCCTTCGGCGGGCAGGTCAACGCCGTCGCGGAGAACGCCACCGCCAACGCCCAGCGCAGCTCGGCGTTCAAGATGTGCCTGCAGACCTTCTGGACCGACGCCGCCGACGACCCGTTCTACCTGGGCTGGGCCCGTGAGGTGTACGAGGACTTCTTCGCCGCCACCGGCGGCGTCCCGGTCATCGGCGAGCGCACCGACGGCTGCTACATCAACTACCCCGACCGGGACGTCACCGACCCGGCCCGCAACCGCTCCGGCGTGCCGTGGACCACCTTGTACTACAAGGGCAACTACCCGCGCCTGCAGCAGGTCAAGAAGCGCTGGGACCCCACCGACTTCTTCCGCCACTCGATGTCGGTCAAGCCCGCCCGCTGACCGGCCGCACATCTGCGCACCTCCCGAAGGGGCCCGCCGCCCGGCAAGCGGCGGGCCCCCGCCCGTTCCCCCACCCCCGGCCCCGGCCCCGAAGCCCGGCGGATACGCCTGCGGGGCCCGGGAGCGCCCTTCGCGGCAACGGGACGGCGGCGCCCCGGAAGAAGGGCCCCTGCCGCCGGGCCGGAACGCCCTCGCGGCCCGTGGCCGTGCCCGCGGCCCCCGCCCCGGCGGGACGCCCCCGGAGCCCGTCCGGACGCCGCCTGCGGGGGCACACGCCCGTGTCCCGTGACCGTGCCCGCCGCCCTGCCTGTGCAACTGCCGTGAACGACACGCCGGCCGGGCCTGCACGTCCGGCACCGCACGCAAGGGGGCCGCCCCCTTCCCGCCTGCCGCGCCGCCCTGTTCCCGGGCAACTCCCGTGACCGCCGCGCCCGTTCGGGCCGCAGCGCCGTCCCGCGTCAGCTCCCGCAGCCGTCCGCCTCCCCGGAACTCCTTGCGTGCCCGGCGTGTACAGCGCGTCCGGCGGCGTTTGCACACCCGCTTGCACACCGCGGTGGCGGTGCGGGCCGGGGTGCGGGGGCGGGTGCAGCCGCTGGTCACCGGGGGTACGGCGGCGGGGTGCGGGGCGGCGGGGCGGCAGGCGGGCGGGCGGGGCGGCGGGCGGGGCGGGGGGAGGAGGGCCGTTGACACCGAGATAGCTCACGGGAAAGCTATCTAGTGAGCGATCCGGGGAGCGGGAAACTCCCGCCCCCGGCGCAAGGCCCCCGCCCCACCGGCCGGGCGGCGCCCCGCACCACGCACCACGGGCGCCCCGGCCGCCGCGGAGGAGCACGGCACCACACGGCCCGTACCCCGGCCCGCGGCCCTCACCGGCCGCCACGGCCGGCCGCGGACCGGATGCGCCATCCGACCCCGATCCACCCGAAGGGAAGACACCCATGCGTTCGGTCACCGTTGTCCTGGGAACCCGTCCCGAGGCCATCAAGTTCGCCCCCGTCATCCGGGCCCTGGCCGACGACCCCCGGTTCACCCCCGTGGTGGTCTCCACCGGACAGCACCGCCAGATGCTCGACGACACCCTGCGCGCCTTCGGCCTCCAGCCCGACGTCGACCTGGGCGTGATGGCCCCCCGCCAGACCCTCTCCCAGGTCACCTACCGCTCCCTGCGCGGCCTGGAGAAGCACCTGGCCGGCCACCCCACCGACGCGGTCCTGGTGCACGGCGACACCGCCACCACCCTGGCCGGCGCGCTGGCCGGCTTCCACCACCGCATCCCCGTCGTCCACGTCGAGGCCGGCCTGCGCAGCGGCCACCTGGGCTCCCCCTTCCCCGAGGAGGGCAACCGCCGCCTGGTCGCCCAGGTCGCCGCCCTCCACCTGGCCCCCACCCCCGGCAACAAGGCCAACCTGCTGCGCGAAGGCATCGCCGAGGACACCATCGTGGTCACCGGCAACACCGTCATCGACGCCCTGCGCTGGGCCGGCGGACGCTCCCCGGACTTCGGCGACCCGGCCCTGGACGACCTCGACGACGACCCGCGCCGCATCGTCCTGGCCTCCGCCCACCGCCGCGAGGCATGGCCCCACCTGACCGACATCGCCCGCGCCCTGCACCTGATCGCCTCCGAACCCGGCGTGCGCGTCGTGGTCCCCCTGCACCGCAACCCCGTCGTCCGCGAGGCCATGCTCCCGGTCATCTCCGGCCACCCCGACATCACCGTCGTCGACCCCCTGCCCTACCTCGCCTTCTGCCGCCTGATGGCCCGCGCCGACATGATCGTCTCCGACTCCAGCGGCTCCCAGGAGGAAGGCCCCGCCCTGGGCAAACCCACCCTCGTCATCGGGGACGTCACCGAACGCGGGGAAGCCGTCACCGCCGGCACCGCACGCCTGGTCGGCAAGACCACCGACGGCATCGCCGGCGCCGCCCTGGAACTGCTGCGCGACAGCGACGCCTACCTGCGCATGGCCAACGCCGCCAACCCCTACGGCGACGGCCGCGCCACCGCCCGCACCGTCGCCGCCCTGGCCCACTTCTTCGGCGACGGCCCCGCGGTGGCCGAGTTCACCCCCGCCGCCCCGGCCCGCACCGCCGCCTACGCCTGAACCGCCCCGACACCCACGAGACCTGACGATACGTCAGCAACCCCGGAGCCGACATGAGCACCGCCACCGCCCCGGCCACCGTGACCCGGCTGAACTTCTCCGGCCCCCACCTGCGCGCCGACCTCGTCCGCCACGCCCGCGGCCACCTCGTCGAAGGCCAGGCCATCGTCGTCAACCCCACCCCGCACCCGGTCACCGTCGACCACCACCCCCGCAAACCGATCCCCGCACTGTCCTCGGCGATCCTGACCGACGCCCGCATCACCGCCGCCGACACCCTGCTGGTCATCCGCACCGGCCCCGTCCCCCGCCCCGCCGACGTCGCCGCCGCCCCGGCCTGGACCCGCCTGTCCGACCTGCTGCCCGGCTTCCCCGCCACCACCGCACTGTGGCGCAGCCGCCAGGACGACGCCGGCACCGTCCACTTCGACCCCGCCCACCTGCTGGGCGAGACCACCGTCCCCGCCGCCCCCCAGCCGTTCGCCGTGAAGGTCAACGCCTGGTACGCCCCGGCCGGCACCGACTGCGGCATCCACAACGAACACCCCTTCATCGAGGTCCACACCCAGACCCACGGCACCGGCCGCATGCAGAAGTTCGCCACCGCCGACCCCGCCACCCGCTACCTCGACCTGCCCATGGCCCCCGGCTACACCACCCCCGACCCCTTCTGCTCCACCACCCCCGACGGCACCTTCCGCTACCCGTGGCACCAGTACCGCGCCGACACCGACAGCATCTGGCTCGCCGTCGAGTACCACCGCGTCACCGCCTGACCCGCACCCCCGACACAACACAACACAACACGGCACAGCACCCGGCATCCGACCCGCACCACACCCGGCGAAGGAGCAACCGCGATGACCAGCAACCGCACCCCCGGCCTGCGCACCCCGAAGTTCACCCCGGAGGTCGTCGCCGACCAGCTGCGCGACGGCTACTGGCTCGAAGCCCCCGACATCGACGCCGACCACCGCCCCGACCTGTTCGGCTACGGCCTGCGGCTGGGGGAGATCTACTGGTACCACAACGACGGGCAGTGGACCCGCCGGCTGGTCACCGACCGCGTCCCCATGCCGGTCGGCGGCGACTACGCCGACATCACCGGCAACGGCCACCCCGACATCGTCTTCTGCTACGACCTGTACGGGCCGATCGGCACCATCCACGACGCCAACACCGCCGGCGGCAAGATCGACTGGCTGGAGAACCCGGGCGCCCCGCACAAGGACGAGTCCCGCTGGAAGCGCCACTACGTGGGCCGCGCCACCGGCATGCACCGGCTGCGGGTGGGCCACTTCACCCAGACCGAGCGCCTGGAGATCGTCGGGGTGCCGATCGTGGCCAAGGAGGACGTCCACGCCGTCCTGCCGGTGGTGATGTTCACCCAGCCCGACAACGTGCGCGAGGCCGAGGAATGGCCGATGACCATCGTCGACGACACCCACTTCCGCATGATCCACGGCGCCGAGAAGAAAAAGGGCCTCATCCCCGGCGACCCCGAACGCGACTCGCTGCTGTTCGCCTCCGACGAGGGCGTGACCTGGCTGTACTGGGACACCGGCACCCGGCAGTGGATCAGGAAACTCATCGGCACCGGCGAGCGCACCCAGTTCGAGCTGACCGGCTTCCGCGGCAGCGGGGACGTCAACGCCGGCCGCATCGGCGACGACCCGATGGCCTACGTCGCCGCGATCGAGCCCTTCCACGGCAACACCGTCGCCGTCTACACCAAGGCCACCGACGGCCCGGCCGGCGAGGTGGAGTGGAACCGCGTCCTGCTGGACGTCTACGGCGACCCCAACGAGAACGGCGAGGGCCCCGGCCACCAGATCGTCTGCGCCGACTTCGACGGCGACGGCGAGGAGGAGTTCCTGGTCGCCCTGCGCGGCCCGTGGCCCTGGCAGGGCGTGATGTACTACAAGGCCATCGACCTGAAGGCCGGCATCTGGGCCAAGTGGCGGGTCTCCGACGAGTCCGTGGCCCGCATCGCCACCGCCGACTTCAACGGCGACGGCCGCCTGGACTTCGCCACCATCGCCTACTCGGTCCAGAACTACTACGTCGCCAAGGACGCCAAACTGATGGTC belongs to Streptantibioticus cattleyicolor NRRL 8057 = DSM 46488 and includes:
- a CDS encoding FAD-dependent oxidoreductase produces the protein MSALPRRTVLAGGAAVASAAALAAPAAAAPRTAADGPDGGRGGASAAPKGDTITPSDPRYPLYTTGNNQRFVARPEYVKTIRSTADAEAAVREAVRTGKRVALRSGGHCFADFTSNPQVQVLLDLSEMNAVGYDPARRAFFVEPGARLYNVYEGLYKGWGVTIPGGICWSVGAGGHIAGGGYGLLSRAHGLVVDHLYAVQVVTVGRGGQVRTVVATREPDDPNRDLWWAHTGGGGGNFGVVTRYWFRSPGATGTDPSRLLVRAPSTVLVSAAAVDWSELTEAKFARLLKNFGAWHEANSAPTSPYRHLSSLFNVSHKAHGSLGMFTQIDAAVPGARRMIDDYMAALTAGTGVTLKPLDRAGGELPALPGMLAPRELPWLQASRLVGTDNPTITNPTARGAHKSAYMRKNFTDHQIAALYKGMTRPDFHNPDTMLVLFSFGGQVNAVAENATANAQRSSAFKMCLQTFWTDAADDPFYLGWAREVYEDFFAATGGVPVIGERTDGCYINYPDRDVTDPARNRSGVPWTTLYYKGNYPRLQQVKKRWDPTDFFRHSMSVKPAR
- the wecB gene encoding non-hydrolyzing UDP-N-acetylglucosamine 2-epimerase yields the protein MRSVTVVLGTRPEAIKFAPVIRALADDPRFTPVVVSTGQHRQMLDDTLRAFGLQPDVDLGVMAPRQTLSQVTYRSLRGLEKHLAGHPTDAVLVHGDTATTLAGALAGFHHRIPVVHVEAGLRSGHLGSPFPEEGNRRLVAQVAALHLAPTPGNKANLLREGIAEDTIVVTGNTVIDALRWAGGRSPDFGDPALDDLDDDPRRIVLASAHRREAWPHLTDIARALHLIASEPGVRVVVPLHRNPVVREAMLPVISGHPDITVVDPLPYLAFCRLMARADMIVSDSSGSQEEGPALGKPTLVIGDVTERGEAVTAGTARLVGKTTDGIAGAALELLRDSDAYLRMANAANPYGDGRATARTVAALAHFFGDGPAVAEFTPAAPARTAAYA
- a CDS encoding FG-GAP repeat domain-containing protein codes for the protein MTSNRTPGLRTPKFTPEVVADQLRDGYWLEAPDIDADHRPDLFGYGLRLGEIYWYHNDGQWTRRLVTDRVPMPVGGDYADITGNGHPDIVFCYDLYGPIGTIHDANTAGGKIDWLENPGAPHKDESRWKRHYVGRATGMHRLRVGHFTQTERLEIVGVPIVAKEDVHAVLPVVMFTQPDNVREAEEWPMTIVDDTHFRMIHGAEKKKGLIPGDPERDSLLFASDEGVTWLYWDTGTRQWIRKLIGTGERTQFELTGFRGSGDVNAGRIGDDPMAYVAAIEPFHGNTVAVYTKATDGPAGEVEWNRVLLDVYGDPNENGEGPGHQIVCADFDGDGEEEFLVALRGPWPWQGVMYYKAIDLKAGIWAKWRVSDESVARIATADFNGDGRLDFATIAYSVQNYYVAKDAKLMVYRNAIGDQDPADTPEPDFGFGPGYGEYGEH